The Microcystis aeruginosa NIES-843 sequence CAAAAAAGGAAATTCAGAAACTTTCCATGAACAATTAAAGAAACTTCATGAAGAGATTCGTCAAGAATGGATAAACTTGGGAAATCTGCCCGAAGATTTTCGAGAAAAAGGACCGAAAATTATCATCATATTAGACAATGCTAGTTATCACAAAAAGAAAGATGTTATTGAGCAGGTGGAAAAAGAGTTGCCCAATATTAGGCTAGAGTTTTTACCAGCTTATAGTCCAGATTACAACCTAATAGAATTAGTGTGGCATTCCGCTAAAGAGTACATAGCTAATCGAGAATTTGAAAATAAAGAAGAACTGGAAAAAGTAGTCAATCAGCTTTTAAATGAAGGGGGATTGATTATTAAATGGAGTAGAAAACTTAAAAATAAGGGTAATGCTGTCAATGTAACTTAAATGCGTAAAAGCTTAAAAAGATATGAGCCTTGACTCTATCACCCTTATAATGATAGATAGGACGTACCTTTAAATCAATTGACTTATAACAGCGAAATGCCTCCTCCACTTGAGATAAACTTTTATAGGCTTTAACCGTCGTCGCTGCATCCATCAAAGTTGACTCCAGAGAAGTTCTTAACACATACACACCATCCAAGGCCGTTTCTTGAGCGATTAATTCCCGCTTACGCTGATAAGAAAAGCCTTCTTCTGTTATCTCTAGGTTATAGTATTTATTGACCTTAAACTGATTAAGAACCTTGCCCACTCTCAAAGCTATCTTATCTTGACCCTTTAAAGCTCTTTTCTCCCTTTGAGTCGCCTGAACAATCAAATCTAGTTCCTTCTCTACCGCTTCTAATAATGCCTCTCTTTGTAGTTGATTTTTCTGGGCAATGAAGGGATTCCGACAAGCAATTAATCTTTCATCGGGATAATCTTCACTCTCAAATTCCACCAAGTTTACCTGATCAAATAATCCTAATTGAATCACTTCTACCTCAGCCAGTTTGCGAATTTGAGGCTTAGTTAAACCAGTAATATAGTCTAATCCTTCTATGGGTTTTACTAATTCCTTGATTTTCGAGTTGGTTAAAATTCCTCTATCACTTACCCAGACCACATTCTCAATCCCCCAACCCTTTCTGACTTTCTCAATTTGTCCGCTTAAAGTAGCACCGTCTGAGGTGTTTCCTTCAAATACTTCTACCGCTATCGGACAACCCTTAGCTGAACAGAGCAGACCAAAAACTATCTGAGTTTTCCCTTTCTTTTTATCTCGGTTATAACCATATTTTCCCAGTTCACAACCATTTCCTTCTAGGTAGGTAGAAGTGACATCATACAAGACTAATGTTCCTGATTCTAAGTGTTTAAGTGCTAGGTGCTTCTCAATTTTATCTTGTTTTTCTAATAACCAATCTAAGGCGTTATATAATTCGTCTTCATCGGCTTTCTCTAAGTCTAACAATTGTCCTAAACTCTGACTGCAAGTTTCGCTATTAAATCCTCTCGCTGTGGCTAGTTTTGATTTAGGATTGATGATTCTTGCCACAATCATCGCCACCACTAAGTTTCTGATTCGTGAGGATTTTTCACTGATTATTTTGTCTAAACCTAATTTTTTAATCGTCTCTAAAATAGCCATCACATGACCATGAGGAAGACTTCTAATCACTTCAAAATGATTGGGAATGCCTTCAGTCATGGACAGTGTTGCTCCTTTAAGAGCCAGTTTCAAATTGTCGATAATATCATCGGGTAATTTTGAGAGGTTGGCCAGGGTTCTTTTTTTGACTTGTTCTCCTTCTCGGTAGGACTCTCGAAGAAGAACGGCGGGGGGGGAATTACGGTTAAGAACTTTTTCTATATACATGACTACCATTCTAGCAAATAGAGAGAATTCTTGTCCATTAATAAATGTTACAAATTACATGGGTACATTAAGAAAAGTTAAGGGGGTGCATCCATTGATGGATAAGGGTTTTCGGCTATTATAGTATATATGTATGGGGTAAGTTCAGAAATAATACCTTTCGACAAAGGATTTCTCGGCTGGTGAGAGAGAGTCTATCTTTCTCTAAAAAAATGGAGAATCATGTTGGGGCTGTTTGGTATTTTATCCATGACTACAATGCACAGCAAAGCAAAGGATTAAGCCGCCATCACTACTACCGAATCACCACCAGTATTTTGACCCACGCCCCTTCCTCTTTCGAGACGTTGTGACACTTAGGGTGCGGAATGTGGGTTAGAAGTTGTGGTCAGACTTGAAAAAGTCTTGGCCGACGGGGCTGATCAGGGAGAGATCAAAGCCAGGCTTGAAGCCGCCCACCAATGTGTACTAGAGAGCGTTCCGAAGTTGGGGGAAGGCTTTGTCGTCGCACCGTGGCGATGGATAGTAGAGAGAACCTTGTCTTGGTTGGATAAATCGAGACGATTATGTCGGGATTACGAGGAACTACCAGAAAATCACGAGGGAGCCGTTTATATTGCCATGATACGTCTTATGCTTCGCCGTTTAACCGATAATCAGCGGCAGAGAGCGAAGAAGGCTCCAGTCCGCGCTTAATATTAATTTACGAACGGTCTCTCAAGATATTTTGGGCGATAATAGAAGTGTAGAGAAACGCTCGTAGAGTTCTCTACAGCCTCCAGACTCCCAGAAATGTTTAGGAGGTGGATTTTGAGAAGATTAATTACTACACTTCTGGTGACGACAGCTTTCTCAGCCGCCGCGATGCTCGTGAGCTGCGTCTCACAAAACCGAGTCAATCCGCTGTCAACCATTAACACTAAATCTGTGCTTGCCCAGCCAAATTCTCCCCTTATCGGCATCTGGCAACGCTCGGAGCCTGGCGATCCCCCTCGGACTATGACGCTGATTTTCAATCGAGACGGTGCTTATGGGGGTAGTTAGGGACTTCCAAAAAATAAACTATTCATGCTCAAGAATAATAATCATTCTCGGAGTGTAGGAGGTAGGGGTCGATGGTTGCCTCCTCCTTCCAATTTTGTAGTAGAATTAATCCTGTACATTATTAATCAAGTTTTTCTTTGTAAGTGTATATGGAATTAACTGATTCCCTCAAGAAATTGCTCAGTGAAACTGCACTTCAATTAAAAGGTGCAGCTAAAAGAAGATTCATGGCCCAAACAGTCTTAGAATTAGGCTATGGGGGACAAACCCTTGCTGCACAGGAGTTAGGCTGGAATCGAACTACTATTCGTAAAGGAATTAAAGAACTAAAAAGAGGTATTATTTGTGTTGATAATCATTCAGCTAAGGGGCGGAAAAAAGCAGAAGAACATTTACCTTTTCTATTGGAAAACATCAAAAGTTTAGTGGATTCTCAAAGCCAAACTGACCCAAGTTTTAAAAGCCAAAGGCTTTATGTGAGACTGAGTGCGGCCGAAGTCCGAAAGCAATTAATCTCTAAATATGGGTACAGTGATGAGGATTTACCGAGCGAGGAAACTATTCGGGTTAAATTAAATAACTTAGGTTATCGTCTGAAAAGAGTCGCTAAAGTTTTACCTCAAAAAAAATTCCAGAAACCGAGGCAATCTTTGAGGAATTAGCTAACATTAATCGGGAAGCGGATGAAGACCCTACGATGTTACGTCTTAGTTTGGATGCCAAAGCCCGTGTTAATATTGGACTATTTGATCGAGGAGGTAAGAATAGAATAACTGTCGAAACAAACGATCATGATTTTAATCCGAAAACAACCCTAACCCCTTACGGAATATTTATTCCAGAATTTGATGAGTTGTTTTTGTATTTCACTGCCTCCACAGTCACCAGTGACTTTATTGTTGATATATTAGAAGATTTCTGGGAGTCGGAAAAATCTCGTTTTGAGAAAATTAAAACTTTGATAATTAATCAAGATAATGGACCAGAAAATAATTCGAGACGAACTCAGTTCATGAAACGTATAGTTGAGTTTTCCCAAAAATATCAAGTTAATATACGTTTAGCTTACTATCCCCCTTACCATAGTAAATATAATCCTATTGAACGAACCTGGGCTGTGTTAGAAAACCCTTGGAATGGGAGTATTTTAGATGAAATCGAAACGGCTTTGAAATTCGCCCAAACTATGACTTGGAAAGGAAAACACCCGATTGTTAAGTTGATTACTGAAACTTATGAAAAAGGAGTAAAGCTTACTAAAAAAGCCATGGAAAAAATCGAAGAAAAAATCGAACGTCTCACAGAATCAACGAATCAAGACTTTCCCGATTTGGGACAATGGTTTATTGATATCTATTATGATAAGACCTAGTTTGTAGTTAACTAAGATGGTTAGCTAAAAACTGTCTTTGATTCTTTAACTTGTCCTTGTTATACTCGAAAAAGCTCGGAAGTATAAGAGTTTGTGCTGCCTATTTTTTCGGAAAAATAGGTTGTAATGGGAGACTCTTTGTTTTCCTAGACAAAAATAATTACTTTTTCAAAAAAACACTTTTCTATTTTTTTGTTGGGTATTTTATTCTCTGGAAGTCCCTTATGCCATTGGAGCCGGGTCACATGGTGAACCACCCGCTTATACAGAGTGGAGTGGCAATTACAGGTTTACCGGACCGGACTCGTTCGTCTTTATCCCACTGAAAGGAAAAATCATGGTCGGGGGAATATGGTACTATTGCCCTCCCCTTCCCAACCAGATGATTGATGCTTGCACGTCAGTTCAATTTATTGCAGGGCCATTAGGTAAGCAGCAAGCGGGCAGCTTCCGGATGAATGGCTCGAACCAACTCTTGTCTGGTGGAGAAACTTGGTATCGGATTCGCTAATTCGGGTTTTTTGTCGGAGTTAAAGTAACAAATCCTATCTAAGGAGAAAAACAATGTTTTGTTCGCAATGTGGCACCAAAAATGTTGATAATGCAAAATTCTGTTTCAATTGCGGCTCTCCACTTTATACCGAGTCCGCAGAGAGCCAAACTGGGCAACAGAAAAAAGGGCTATTTCCCAATAGCTCAATAACTCTTGAGGATCTAACTAAAGTAACTCTTGAGGATCTAAAGAATGCCCTCATTGTGCCATCAGATAGACGGAATTATTCTTACGGTGCGATGGACAAATCTTACGGTGTGATGGACAAATATATCAAGAACGGGGATTCTACTACACAAGGCGAAGTTATCGACAAAGATTGCAAAAAAGAGGACGAGATGGATGTATTTAGATTTGTAAATTCGCCGTCGCCCAATGAAAATAGCCTAAATGAAAATAGCCTAAATGAAAAGCAGTTCGCCTTACATCAAGTAATTGATACGCAACACAATGGCGTTGTGGCATTGGTTTTTGAGCATCCGGTAGGTTGGCGAGCAACTAGCTATCTTGTATGGAACTTTCAGAACGTGAGTTTTCCGGTTTGCAGCTTCGCCAAGGTTGTTCCGTCTGGGCTGCTCGATCAGTTAAAGCCGCATTCCGCATCTTTATCTTTCTGGTTTCCAGGACCACTTTTCTTCTGGGTAGAGCCGAATTACGGACTTTGCCAACAAGGACAAAATATTTTAGGTGCGGTATATTTGCAGCCCATGTCAGCAGTGGATGCCATGACTCGCTGGGTAGTTCCCAACTATTCTTATGCCAATAAACTATTAATTCCTAACACCTTAAAGATTGTCAGTGTTGTTCCAATCCCGCAGCTCGCACAAAGAATCGGCATGGATTTGAAAGGACTGACAAGTGAGGATGTATGCCTCAAGATTGAATATGAACAATTGGGCGGACAAACTTTTGAAGAAGAAATTTACGGCATCAAATTCACGCAAAACGTACCGTACTATGGGCCGATGGGCATGACGATGCAGATCAATTGGGGCTTTGCTCGGCTTTTCAGTTTTCAAGGGGAAAAGGGCAGCCTCGACGCAGAAAAAGAAACGTTTTGGCGGATTGCCTGTTCAGTTAAGCCAAATCCGCTCTGGGAACAGCTTTATGCCCAAATTTTGCAAGAACTTCAGATGCAGTTCAACCAATATATTCAGATGGGCTATTCGCAGATTCAAGCTGCTGGCCAGTTAAGCCAGGCTATCAGTGCGAATAACGACGCTTGGCTGAGTGCTTTCGAGCAACAACGCCAAGCTGCTCGGCAATCAAGCCATTCTTCGAGCAGTAGTTCATCAGACCGTTCACCGAGTGATGCTTTTAGCGAATACATTCGGGGTGTAGAGACTTGCGATGACCCTTACTATGGCGAGTCACAACAAGATTACAACTACAGTTATCATTGGACGGATGGCTTCGGTAACTATCAACATTCCAACGACCCATTTTTCAATCCCAACATCGGTTCAAATCAGAATTGGACTTTTATGGAGCCGAAGAAAAAATAATATTGGTTAGCTCGCTTTGTCCATTATTTCTGTGTGGGATACTGATAGCAAATGTGGTTAAATCTAGACCTTTTCTTGATCATTAAGTTTATTTCTTAGGAGCAAAACAATGTTTTGTACGAGATGTGGAACTCAAAATTCTGACAATGCGAAATTCTGTATCAACTGCGGCTCTCAACTTCATTCGCAGCCTGTAGAGCCAGAAATTGTCCAACCCAAAAGGGAGGCATCCCCCAATGGTTCCAAAATCATTCCTGAAAAAGACCTTCTAAAGATACTGTGTTATGTTGCTATAGGTGCAGACACCATCGTCTTGCTATTTGGTATATCTATAGGTAATTTTTGGGGTGTTGGTTGGACGTTTTTGATGCTCTGGTCTATTCTCATTGTTTGTGAATCGCTCAGTAAGAATAATCTTGATCAAGCAAAAAACGCTGCTCTTTTTGGCATAGGATTAAATGGCTTTTTCGTGTTATCCAATATTTTTATGCTGACAGTTGGAGGTAGTATTAGTTTCATGCTTGGAATATTAGAACTCATTGCAGCAGGATGTCTGGGTTATGTGTTCTACAAACTGAATCAAGTGAAATCATAACCCACATTCCGCACCCTAAGTGTCACAACGTCTCGAAAGAGGAAGGAGCGTGAGTCAAAATACTTATCTAGAGGAGTGAGTTGGCGGCAAGCTGCCGCCAACTAAGTCGAAAAATTCAGGGTTCCCCCGGTCATTCGCAATAAACAGTGCTTGTTGAGAATGGCTGGGCAATCAGACTTAACATCTAGGGGGAGATGTTCCAGTTACTCGCTTTGTTTTGTCACCCCTTGAAGTCAATCCATCTGGTCAAGATAAGAGATAATATTCCTGGCAAGGTTTGGGGAAAAATCTCAAAATGTTGCGCCTCTCATCCGTTAAGTTGCTAATCTTTTGATTGTCTTGAATAGGTCGGAGATGAATCCCTTGAAAGCCCTGAAATATCCAGCGTAATGTTGGTCGGTCGGTTAACTTACCCAACGGATTTTTCAGTCCCGTCTCCTGCTGTTTTAAGTTCAGACGAAGTTGTCTTTGACCAATAGTATAAATCAGCAGGCACAAGCCCATGAGCAGGGCCATGACCTCGATTCTATGGGGAGATTTGAGAAAGACACTGTCGGCAAAAAAGCAGGGGTCTTTGAGAAAAGAAAATCCTCTTTCTGGAGCTTGTTGCCCTTTATATTTTTTGAGTATATCCTCACTGCTCAATCGTTGTTTCTCCAAATCGTTAGTTGCTAAAACGAATCGTCCTGCTCGTTTCTTGAGCCTCTCAATCGCTGGCAAATTCAACTCTAATTCGGCTTGAATTCGGTAGAATTGAGAGGGGGAATTGTCGGTCAGTTTGGCTTTTAATTTCTTCGAGTCAGCTTGAAAGTAATTCCCTTGAATCTCAGTTAACCGATGATATTTTAAGGAGTCAGATAATCCCTTGACTATCGCCAACGCCACCGCTCTATTCTCAAATTCTCTTCGGGATAGTTGGCGGATTTTTTCTTGGGCAGAATTCTTTTCTTGCTCGATTTTTTTCTCTAATTTTTTCAAGTCTGATTCTTTTCTAGTTTGACTTTCAACTAGCAACCATCTTTGTTCTATTCCCCCATAGTTAGAGCTTGTTTCCCGCCAGGAATAACCCAGTATTTCTGCATCGGTTAACTCTTTTTCTGAGATGCTATCGACTAACTCTTGAGCCTCTTTAATGCTTAATGGTACTCGAGACAACCAACGCATTTCTTTCATTAGTTTTAAATTCTCTTTGCTATAGAGGGCGCTATCGCCGACTATTAAACTGTCAAAGTCAACTTGTTTTTTAAATTCTCGGGCGATTTGACCAAAAACCGCTTTGTCCGCTTTATTTCCGTCCCCTACTTTCAGGAATAAAGGTACATCTCCATCCAGGGTAAGCTCATCTAATTTGGTATAAATTGTACTTGACAAATATCTCGAAGTATCCTGCCTGTCTCTCCCCTCAAATTTCATTTATAAGTAGTTAAACAAAATCAGTCTTAATCTGAGCATGATCAATTAATATTAATTAGGAGAGAAGTCATGGCAACAGGTTTTGCCCCCGTATTGGAACCAGAAAAGAAAGCTCAACAGCCAACGACCGGGCCGTTAACACCAATCAATGAAATTCAAGCCAGGTTATTGAATTATGTTCAAGATATTCCTGACCCGAGAGTTTCTCGAACTCAAAAACATTTGCTGACCGATATTTTAGTGATTGCGATTTTAGCCGTGATCGCCGGGGCGCAAGGTTGGGAAGACATGGAAAATTATGGCATCAGTAAGCAGGCTTGGTTATCGGAATTTTTGGAATTACCCAATGGCATCCCTTCTGATGATACTTTTCGTCGGGTTTTTGAACGGATTAAGCCGGAAGCTCTCGAACAAGTTTTGTCTCAATGGCTACAACATTTGATGGGTTCTCTCGCGGGAGAAATTGTCCCCATAGACGGGAAAAATCTCAAAGGTTCCTACGATCGTAATCAAGGGATAAAAGCCTTACATTTAGTCACCGCCTGGGCAAGTGAGCAACGATTGGTTTTAGGACAAGTCAAGGTGGAAGATAAGTCTAATGAGATTACGGCGATTCCTGCCCTACTAGAATTATTAGATATCTCGGGTGCGATTATCACCATTGACGCGATGGGAACTCAAACTGAGATTGTTCGACAAATTCGCCAAAAAAAAGCTGATGTTTGTGTTAGCACTTAAAGCTAATCATCCCACTCTTCACTCTCAGGTTAAGAATTGGTTCGATCAGGCTCAAGCTCATAACTTTGAAGGGATTAAATTTAGTTATGACTATCGCCTAGAAAAAGGTGGCTCTTCGTTACCCTTTATGCTAAATCAACATACAAGATGCCAAGATAACATACTTCTAACCCAAAAATTCCGAAAGTTTCTAAAGCCATAGCCTCTCCGTTTTATTAGTTTAAGTTTATTGTTGATTCCTTCGACCACCCCATTCGTTGTCCTTCGCTCGAAATAACTAATTATTTCTCCAAACCAGTTTCGGATTGTTTGACAACTCTTGGTAAAAACACTGGAGGATTTTGCCAACCATTCCGAGATGGATAGCATTCCCTCTGTCGGATTCTCTGAGGTTTCATAAATCTTTCTAAATTCTTCCTTTAATTCCTGCATCTTTTTCAAATTTGGGAATTTTTCTTTGATAGCTTCTAGTTTAATTTTTTGGGGTTCCGTTAAATCTTCTTCATTTTTTAACAGGCTATATTTACTTCGCTTTAAAACTTCTAGCTTGGCTTCTTTTTCTGCTTTCTGTTTTTTATTTTTCTGCGCTTCTACGGCTCTTTTTTCTGCTCTTCTCTGTTCGTCTAACTCTTGATTAATTTGTTTCATTACATGGAATCTATCGGCGACTACTTCGGCCGATGGCATCAATTCTTTCACCAAATTTTTATAAGGCAACCAAAGGTCTATGCTCACTTCTTCAATTTGCTCTAACACCTCTTTTCCCCAGCCCGTAAGCGTTTCTCTCAACTCTTCTTGTGTTCGCTTCTCTAGAATAGCTATTAGTTTTCCCGTATCTAAATTTACTAAAACCGCACAGTAATTTTTTTGTCCTTTGACTAGAGCGATTTCATCAATTCCTAGTCTTTTTAATTCCGATAGGTCTGGCTCTGTAATTTCTTCGGCGATGTCCTCTATCATTCTTTGAATCTCTTCTTCCGTTACGTCATTTATTCGACTAACATTTAAAATATCTCCTTCTTTTAATTGTTCGAGTATATTTGCGGCTAGTCTTTTCGTATAGGTTCGTTTCTTGGCGACAAAATCTAACTCTTCGCTAAAGGGTCTCTGACAATTATCGCACTTAAATTGACGACGATTAACTTGTAGGTATACTGGTTGACCTGAGATTGGTAAATCTTTGACTAAATGTCGATGATTTTGGTGGAGTTTATCGCTCTCTAACCCACAACGAGGACAGGTTGCTTTTTGATTTTTCGATTCGATTCGGCAAACTATACCGATATTTTCTAGGTGTAGATAGCCTTGAATACAGGTTCCTTTTAGGTTCAAAAATTTGTCAAGTATCATAAGTAAAATAATCTCGTTTTTGGCTATTATATCAAATCTTAACTCAATTGTCTATCTTTTGGTATTAACCTGTTTGTGCCTTAAGTCCTTCCCTGTATGGATTTCAGCTACTTTTGAGCGTAGGCGCTCTCATCGAATTTTATTTTAAGTTAATTATTTGCATAACAATTCCCGAAGAGCCAAAAAGGTCATCATCGTCTAGAAAAGCGTTGGTGTTGGGCTGTACCTTTAGAAGCTTTTGGCGGTCTTTACCAACAACAGCAATGGTTAGGACTTAAAAAGAACTCTTGCAAATTAATTATATGTTATAATGATGGGTTAACTAATTTTCCCCAAAAAATTAGTTAATCAGTACATTTGTCCTGAATGAAAACTTGAAGTTTAACTTTTAACTCAAAACTCTTTAGAGCTGCTTTAATTTGGTTATCAAAACCTCTTTATTTAAGCGGCACAAACTATCTCAATTATAAAAATTGAGAATAAATTCTCCTTGACTTGATTAATCTTTAGGCAACTTTTAAGAAGCTGCTATACCTATCCCTAACTCACAGTTATAAATAGCCGCCAACAAGTTAACTCTTAAACTATATCTTCGACGACGATTCCGATATTTACAGGATAAGATTTTAAAGATTTTGAGTTTCCTATTTATAGGTTCAATGATAATCCTTTCTTTGGCTAAAGCCTTGTTATACTCTTTTTCTAACTCTGTTAATTTTCTATTTTTCGATTTCTTTTTCGGTGTATAACTATTACTATGGTATGCAGCTATTCCCTGATAACCACTGTCTTCTATGCTGGTAGTTAAAGGATGAAAACGAACTCGACTTTTTTTAAATAAACTAAAATCATGACCTCTACCTTTCCCACAAAAGACACAGATAATTTCCTTTGTATTTTGATCAGCTACTAATTGGGA is a genomic window containing:
- a CDS encoding ISL3-like element ISMae36 family transposase yields the protein MILDKFLNLKGTCIQGYLHLENIGIVCRIESKNQKATCPRCGLESDKLHQNHRHLVKDLPISGQPVYLQVNRRQFKCDNCQRPFSEELDFVAKKRTYTKRLAANILEQLKEGDILNVSRINDVTEEEIQRMIEDIAEEITEPDLSELKRLGIDEIALVKGQKNYCAVLVNLDTGKLIAILEKRTQEELRETLTGWGKEVLEQIEEVSIDLWLPYKNLVKELMPSAEVVADRFHVMKQINQELDEQRRAEKRAVEAQKNKKQKAEKEAKLEVLKRSKYSLLKNEEDLTEPQKIKLEAIKEKFPNLKKMQELKEEFRKIYETSENPTEGMLSISEWLAKSSSVFTKSCQTIRNWFGEIISYFERRTTNGVVEGINNKLKLIKRRGYGFRNFRNFWVRSMLSWHLVC
- a CDS encoding zinc ribbon domain-containing protein — translated: MFCSQCGTKNVDNAKFCFNCGSPLYTESAESQTGQQKKGLFPNSSITLEDLTKVTLEDLKNALIVPSDRRNYSYGAMDKSYGVMDKYIKNGDSTTQGEVIDKDCKKEDEMDVFRFVNSPSPNENSLNENSLNEKQFALHQVIDTQHNGVVALVFEHPVGWRATSYLVWNFQNVSFPVCSFAKVVPSGLLDQLKPHSASLSFWFPGPLFFWVEPNYGLCQQGQNILGAVYLQPMSAVDAMTRWVVPNYSYANKLLIPNTLKIVSVVPIPQLAQRIGMDLKGLTSEDVCLKIEYEQLGGQTFEEEIYGIKFTQNVPYYGPMGMTMQINWGFARLFSFQGEKGSLDAEKETFWRIACSVKPNPLWEQLYAQILQELQMQFNQYIQMGYSQIQAAGQLSQAISANNDAWLSAFEQQRQAARQSSHSSSSSSSDRSPSDAFSEYIRGVETCDDPYYGESQQDYNYSYHWTDGFGNYQHSNDPFFNPNIGSNQNWTFMEPKKK
- a CDS encoding ISAzo13-like element ISMae28 family transposase (programmed frameshift), whose translation is MELTDSLKKLLSETALQLKGAAKRRFMAQTVLELGYGGQTLAAQELGWNRTTIRKGIKELKRGIICVDNHSAKGRKKAEEHLPFLLENIKSLVDSQSQTDPSFKSQRLYVRLSAAEVRKQLISKYGYSDEDLPSEETIRVKLNNLGYRLKRVAKVLPQKKFPETEAIFEELANINREADEDPTMLRLSLDAKARVNIGLFDRGGKNRITVETNDHDFNPKTTLTPYGIFIPEFDELFLYFTASTVTSDFIVDILEDFWESEKSRFEKIKTLIINQDNGPENNSRRTQFMKRIVEFSQKYQVNIRLAYYPPYHSKYNPIERTWAVLENPWNGSILDEIETALKFAQTMTWKGKHPIVKLITETYEKGVKLTKKAMEKIEEKIERLTESTNQDFPDLGQWFIDIYYDKT
- a CDS encoding transposase, translated to MVRLEKVLADGADQGEIKARLEAAHQCVLESVPKLGEGFVVAPWRWIVERTLSWLDKSRRLCRDYEELPENHEGAVYIAMIRLMLRRLTDNQRQRAKKAPVRA
- a CDS encoding zinc-ribbon domain-containing protein, with translation MFCTRCGTQNSDNAKFCINCGSQLHSQPVEPEIVQPKREASPNGSKIIPEKDLLKILCYVAIGADTIVLLFGISIGNFWGVGWTFLMLWSILIVCESLSKNNLDQAKNAALFGIGLNGFFVLSNIFMLTVGGSISFMLGILELIAAGCLGYVFYKLNQVKS